From a region of the Acidimicrobiales bacterium genome:
- a CDS encoding cytochrome c oxidase subunit 3, which produces MVSTARATVAGSPRKSVSPLGTTLFLASDAMIFAAFFGAYYLLRASNQPWPPASVHLDLARASLATTALLASSAALVASERAAERDNRPAALRWNMAAVALGGAFLVNQLLEYSTLSFRIATHVYGSAYWGLTGLHTLHVAAGLVALLVLGMRSSHFAETGRRDPWAWGISTYWHLVDAVWLVVFTTIWILR; this is translated from the coding sequence ATGGTCTCGACCGCCAGAGCAACCGTCGCGGGTTCACCGCGCAAAAGCGTCTCACCGCTCGGCACGACCTTGTTCTTGGCGTCCGACGCGATGATCTTCGCCGCCTTCTTCGGGGCCTACTACCTGCTGAGAGCATCGAATCAGCCATGGCCGCCTGCCAGCGTTCACCTCGATCTGGCGAGGGCGAGCCTGGCAACGACAGCACTGCTCGCCTCGTCGGCGGCTCTGGTGGCCTCCGAACGTGCGGCCGAACGCGACAACCGTCCGGCCGCATTGCGGTGGAACATGGCTGCCGTAGCGCTCGGAGGTGCATTTCTCGTCAACCAATTGCTCGAATACTCGACCCTCTCGTTTCGGATCGCCACACACGTCTACGGCTCGGCCTATTGGGGGCTGACCGGACTGCACACGCTCCACGTCGCCGCCGGCCTCGTCGCCCTTTTGGTGTTGGGCATGCGGTCTAGCCACTTTGCCGAAACCGGCCGACGGGATCCGTGGGCGTGGGGCATCTCCACCTATTGGCACCTGGTCGACGCGGTCTGGTTAGTCGTGTTCACCACCATCTGGATCCTCCGATGA